From Leptodactylus fuscus isolate aLepFus1 chromosome 11, aLepFus1.hap2, whole genome shotgun sequence, one genomic window encodes:
- the LOC142184714 gene encoding mitogen-activated protein kinase-binding protein 1-like: MERRKSADISKSSTSLQKLQQNEKSSSSSSSRASFPGCWPNKNKSNKGRSYMEATASFKAKIFRSVSMGENLNGGPQAEEHKRLSHLPRPLSTIDLSSLEQNKLLAGEDNSYKPLVVSTSCEQIPSSSSFFLHQERGKPSVVSNPLSDKLLMPPPSTCGVIPRLKKKAKSVNNLSKTSRKEELNSVKPKNGDGPKNGPAIEKWRTSSSSCRSPEVQDLPRRASIADFPNHVGLSLCTSHQVMEEPQNSRNSLSPSCRSPGDPDVTVLVSRCEQAVEELHRTFQKTLQIYREIEDYSGPHEEKSHLTSLFFDAFDHIHREIDLVKVGQKESSARDLSGHERNPGNPTLRLLEHYSEMMLQLMREKVNGQ; the protein is encoded by the exons ATGGAGAGGAGAAAATCTGCTG aTATCTCAAAATCCTCAACCAGTCTGCAAAAACTCCAGCAGAATGAGAAATCCTCATCCTCGTCATCCTCACGGGCCTCCTTTCCTGGGTGTTGGCCAAATAAGAACAAATCCAACAAAGGGAGATCCTACATGGAAGCCACCGCTAGTTTCAAGGCAAAAATATTCCGCAGTGTTTCCATGGGGGAGAACCTTAACGGCGGCCCCCAGGCAGAAGAGCACAAAAGGCTGTCTCATCTGCCCCGGCCCCTGTCCACCATAGACTTGTCATCTCTAGAGCAAAACAAGTTGCTTGCTGGTGAGGACAACTCCTACAAACCTCTCGTGGTCTCCACATCTTGTGAGCAGATCCCCtcgtcctcctccttcttcttgcacCAAGAGAGAGGAAAACCTTCAGTCGTCTCCAACCCGCTATCTGATAAACTCCTAATGCCACCGCCTTCCACATGTGGAGTTATTCCTCGCCTGAAGAAGAAGGCAAAGTCGGTCAATAACCTCTCAAAAACATCTAGAAAAGAGGAACTCAACAGTGTGAAGCCCAAAAATGGAGATGGCCCGAAGAATGGACCTGCCATCGAAAAATGGAGAACCTCTTCATCGAGCTGTAGGTCACCAGAAGTTCAGGACTTGCCCAGAAGGGCGTCTATAGCCGACTTCCCAAACCATGTAGGCCTCAGTCTCTGTACAAGCCACCAAGTCATGGAAGAACCTCAAAATTCAAGAAACAGCTTGTCGCCTTCATGCCGCAGTCCTGGAGACCCAG ATGTGACCGTCCTGGTGAGCCGGTGTGAGCAGGCGGTAGAAGAACTTCACCGCACCTTCCAAAAGACGCTGCAAATCTACagagag ATTGAAGACTACAGCGGTCCCCACGAAGAGAAGTCTCATCTCACGTCCTTATTCTTCGACGCCTTCGATCACATTCATCGTGAAATAGACTTGGTGAAAGTCGGCCAGAAAGAATCTTCTGCAAGAGATTTGTCGGGCCACGAGAGGAATCCGGGCAACCCAACCCTGCGGCTACTGGAGCATTACTcggagatgatgctgcagctcatgAGGGAGAAGGTCAATGGCCAGTGA